A single region of the Penaeus chinensis breed Huanghai No. 1 chromosome 41, ASM1920278v2, whole genome shotgun sequence genome encodes:
- the LOC125047744 gene encoding uncharacterized protein LOC125047744 isoform X1 has product MGTCRGPSSKPQPLRLSGRTPETLHLRAWVWAFALAWMICGAASGACPRGCECKWKDGKETVACIKAEFNVIPRNLDPSTQVLDLQYNNLKVLRKDAFVDTGLVNLQKLWLNYCNLQHMERGAFNMLANLVELDLSHNLLQVVPTAALCDVPGLRDLRLASNALTSLPDDAFSATPELVRLDLSNNSIYSLEDNAFRGLASLEVLKLTDNRLVHISQEVLVPLMALHGLHLNENPWRCDCSLWPLRRWMIDHKIAGIVPPTCARPRRISSRSWHTLGLNEFACAPEVSAITPRIMASSDESVSLACRLEGDVEANVSWYHGEKRYKVRYKVRDSVFNNTAKVSNLTIGKVRAKDQGIYWCVAQNKAGRAEANVTLEVSNEISEYRLVAINPAYMTGGLLSGLGFLVTILLLVSCIIHRRQRVRRFRRQEEDREGREMLAAAQSSMSRGSSVMAQPEVADYHAVPSGDLDDAPLHPMQAKQSYLGRGAANGHYARENYTEKIQRYSDAVSDPRRYKDDLEVDLRLSPSTVSYVELASNDLARTRSDLGEKMSLKNLEHETDILRRECSPTGSIVSMISTGPYPDLLDLPYVRRHEEYQQGFHSLNSNLGSITRKPSLYHYADRHRDFPSYDRSSLSARCYSDLNLTMGEPASHASVHPRLRRISTRHPSLPTTPMPDTEDTPIMHDHDARKLRRRMAMNRGGYHSLEGAGDFSISNPYRYQFRSARLEKFLQEHRSLQEHLYRSKGSRDGVIRAGSSSRLPTYLGSLDTARGTSHYGEPSSTCSSPYLDVELGVPQTRGLAHESVVGLGSLGHRDAHRELRQSRSLSSADPLIDGLSSRTLATPDSIMDVLQGRSLSPTETVIDVVRGRTLGPTESVVDVIKGRPLGSSESMREVTKGRTLDTNEVIRDAIHRRSLDRGDAMVDAMHRRSMDRGESVMEMMQSRTMAQNDAIADVMQRSLERGDSMVDALHRRSFDHSDAVVDAIHRRSLDRGESVVDAIHARSLAQSDSISDVIPGDTQRQPEPLRSILKNRYEGGGLLYQGQYSNSAYGDERKGLADTAYSPPDYKDYLDS; this is encoded by the exons ATGGGGACGTGCAGGGGACCTAGCAGTAAACCACAGCCACTGCGTCTCTCTGGACGGACACCGGAGACTCTTCATCTACGGGCTTGGGTTTGGGCTTTCGCTCTCGCGTGGATGATCTGCGGGGCGGCGAGCGGCGCGTGCCCGAGGGGCTGCGAGTGCAAGTGGAAGGACGGGAAGGAGACGGTGGCCTGCATCAAGGCCGAGTTCAACGTCATCCCGCGGAACCTCGACCCGTCCACTCAGGTGCTGGACCTCCAGTACAACAACCTCAAGGTGTTGCGCAAGGACGCCTTCGTTGACACGGGTCTCGTCAACCTCCAGAAGCTGTGGCTCAACTACTGCAACCTGCAGCACATGGAACGCGGCGCTTTCAACATGCTGGCCAACCTGGTAGAGCTCGACCTGAGCCACAACCTGCTCCAAGTGGTGCCTACTGCCGCCCTCTGCGACGTGCCGGGCCTGCGGGACCTCCGCCTCGCCAGCAacgccctcacttccctccccgaTGACGCGTTCTCTGCCACGCCGGAACTAGTTCGTCTAGATTTGTCGAATAACAGTATATATAGTTTAGAAGATAATGCATTTAGGGGTCTTGCAAGCTTAGAAGTGTTGAAGTTAACAGATAACAGGCTAGTTCACATTAGTCAAGAGGTGTTGGTACCGCTTATGGCGCTGCACGGGCTGCACCTGAACGAGAACCCGTGGAGGTGCGACTGCAGCCTGTGGCCTCTCCGCCGGTGGATGATAGACCACAAGATCGCCGGGATCGTGCCGCCGACCTGCGCCCGCCCGCGTCGCATCAGCAGCCGCAGCTGGCACACGCTCGGCCTGAATGAGTTTGCGTGCGCCCCCGAGGTCAGCGCCATCACGCCGCGGATCATGGCCTCCAGTGACGAGAGCGTGTCCCTCGCCTGCCGCTTGGAGGGGGACGTAGAGGCCAACGTCAGTTGGTATCACGGGGAAAAACGCTACAAAGTGCGCTACAAGGTACGCGATTCCGTCTTCAATAACACTGCCAAAGTTTCTAATCTGACCATAGGGAAAGTGCGAGCTAAGGACCAGGGCATCTACTGGTGCGTGGCGCAGAACAAGGCCGGGCGCGCCGAGGCCAACGTCACGCTGGAGGTGTCCAACGAGATCAGCGAGTACCGCCTGGTGGCCATCAACCCGGCCTACATGACCGGGGGGCTGCTGAGCGGCCTGGGCTTCCtcgtcaccatcctcctcctcgtcagctGTATCATCCACCGCCGCCAGAGAGTCAGGAGGTTCCGCAGGCAGGAGGAGGACCGGGAGGGGCGGGAGATGCTGGCGGCGGCTCAGTCTTCCATGTCTCGGGGCTCCTCGGTAATGGCGCAGCCCGAGGTGGCCGACTACCACGCCGTGCCCTCGGGGGACCTCGACGACGCGCCCCTGCACCCGATGCAGGCCAAGCAGTCGTACCTGGGCCGCGGCGCCGCCAACGGCCACTACGCTCGCGAAAACTACACCGAAAAGATCCAGCGCTACAGTGACGCCGTCTCCGACCCGCGCAGGTACAAGGACGACCTCGAGGTCGACCTCAGGCTCTCCCCAAGCACCGTGTCCTACGTCGAGCTGGCCTCCAACGACCTGGCGAGGACGCGCAGTGACCTCGGGGAGAAGATGAGCCTGAAGAACCTCGAGCACGAGACAGACATCCTGCGGCGGGAGTGCAGTCCCACCGGCTCGATCGTGTCCATGATCAGCACGGGGCCGTACCCCGACCTCCTGGACCTGCCTTACGTGCGCCGCCACGAGGAGTATCAACAGGGCTTCCACTCTCTCAACTCCAACCTCGGTTCTATCACCAGAAA GCCGAGTCTTTACCATTACGCTGACCGCCACCGTGACTTCCCGTCATACGATAGGAGTTCACTAAGCGCGAG GTGCTACAGCGACCTCAACCTCACGATGGGCGAGCCGGCCTCCCACGCCTCCGTTCACCCGAGGCTGCGCCGCATCTCCACCCGCCACCCGTCGCTACCCACCACGCCCATGCCCGACACGGAGGACACGCCCATCATGCACGACCACGACGCCCGCAAGCTCAGGAGGAGGATGGCTATGAATAG ggGCGGTTACCACTCCCTGGAGGGCGCCGGCGACTTCAGCATATCCAACCCTTACCGCTACCAGTTCCGGTCGGCGCGGCTGGAGAAGTTCCTGCAGGAGCACCGGAGTCTTCAGGAGCACCTCTACCGCTCCAAGGGATCCCGGGATGGCGTCATCCGAGCAGGCTCCTCCTCCAG ACTCCCGACGTACCTGGGCAGCCTGGACACCGCGAGAGGAACGTCTCACTACGGCGAGCCTTCTTCCACTTGCTCGTCGCCGTATCTGGACGTCGAGTTGGGCGTCCCGCAAACCCGAGGCTTGGCGCACGAGTCTGTCGTGGGCCTGGGCAGCCTAGGTCACAGAGACGCCCACAGAGAGCTAAGGCAAAGCAGGTCCCTCTCTTCTGCCGACCCTCTCATCGACGGCCTGTCGAGCAGGACCCTCGCGACTCCGGACTCCATCATGGACGTTTTGCAAGGGAGGTCACTCAGTCCGACTGAAACGGTGATCGACGTGGTGCGGGGCAGGACGCTCGGTCCCACGGAGTCCGTCGTGGATGTCATCAAGGGGAGGCCCCTGGGCTCGTCCGAATCCATGAGGGAAGTGACGAAGGGAAGGACGTTAGACACCAACGAGGTCATCAGGGACGCGATCCACAGAAGGTCCCTGGACCGAGGCGATGCCATGGTGGACGCCATGCATCGACGGTCCATGGACCGGGGCGAGTCCGTGATGGAGATGATGCAGTCGCGGACTATGGCGCAGAACGACGCCATTGCCGACGTGATGCAGCGGTCCCTGGAAAGGGGGGACTCCATGGTGGACGCTCTCCACAGACGCTCGTTCGACCACAGCGACGCCGTGGTGGACGCGATCCACAGAAGATCCCTTGACCGAGGAGAGTCCGTAGTGGACGCGATCCACGCGAGATCCCTAGCTCAGAGTGACTCCATCTCCGACGTGATCCCCGGAGACACTCAGAGGCAACCCGAGCCCCTCAGGTCCATCTTGAAGAACAGGTACGAGGGCGGAGGACTGCTCTACCAGGGACAGTACTCCAACAGTGCCTACGGAGACGAGCGGAAGGGGTTGGCCGACACTGCCTATAGTCCACCGGATTATAAAGATTACCTTGATTCTTGA
- the LOC125047744 gene encoding uncharacterized protein LOC125047744 isoform X2 — MGTCRGPSSKPQPLRLSGRTPETLHLRAWVWAFALAWMICGAASGACPRGCECKWKDGKETVACIKAEFNVIPRNLDPSTQVLDLQYNNLKVLRKDAFVDTGLVNLQKLWLNYCNLQHMERGAFNMLANLVELDLSHNLLQVVPTAALCDVPGLRDLRLASNALTSLPDDAFSATPELVRLDLSNNSIYSLEDNAFRGLASLEVLKLTDNRLVHISQEVLVPLMALHGLHLNENPWRCDCSLWPLRRWMIDHKIAGIVPPTCARPRRISSRSWHTLGLNEFACAPEVSAITPRIMASSDESVSLACRLEGDVEANVSWYHGEKRYKVRYKVRDSVFNNTAKVSNLTIGKVRAKDQGIYWCVAQNKAGRAEANVTLEVSNEISEYRLVAINPAYMTGGLLSGLGFLVTILLLVSCIIHRRQRVRRFRRQEEDREGREMLAAAQSSMSRGSSVMAQPEVADYHAVPSGDLDDAPLHPMQAKQSYLGRGAANGHYARENYTEKIQRYSDAVSDPRRYKDDLEVDLRLSPSTVSYVELASNDLARTRSDLGEKMSLKNLEHETDILRRECSPTGSIVSMISTGPYPDLLDLPYVRRHEEYQQGFHSLNSNLGSITRKPSLYHYADRHRDFPSYDRSSLSARCYSDLNLTMGEPASHASVHPRLRRISTRHPSLPTTPMPDTEDTPIMHDHDARKLRRRMAMNSISNPYRYQFRSARLEKFLQEHRSLQEHLYRSKGSRDGVIRAGSSSRLPTYLGSLDTARGTSHYGEPSSTCSSPYLDVELGVPQTRGLAHESVVGLGSLGHRDAHRELRQSRSLSSADPLIDGLSSRTLATPDSIMDVLQGRSLSPTETVIDVVRGRTLGPTESVVDVIKGRPLGSSESMREVTKGRTLDTNEVIRDAIHRRSLDRGDAMVDAMHRRSMDRGESVMEMMQSRTMAQNDAIADVMQRSLERGDSMVDALHRRSFDHSDAVVDAIHRRSLDRGESVVDAIHARSLAQSDSISDVIPGDTQRQPEPLRSILKNRYEGGGLLYQGQYSNSAYGDERKGLADTAYSPPDYKDYLDS, encoded by the exons ATGGGGACGTGCAGGGGACCTAGCAGTAAACCACAGCCACTGCGTCTCTCTGGACGGACACCGGAGACTCTTCATCTACGGGCTTGGGTTTGGGCTTTCGCTCTCGCGTGGATGATCTGCGGGGCGGCGAGCGGCGCGTGCCCGAGGGGCTGCGAGTGCAAGTGGAAGGACGGGAAGGAGACGGTGGCCTGCATCAAGGCCGAGTTCAACGTCATCCCGCGGAACCTCGACCCGTCCACTCAGGTGCTGGACCTCCAGTACAACAACCTCAAGGTGTTGCGCAAGGACGCCTTCGTTGACACGGGTCTCGTCAACCTCCAGAAGCTGTGGCTCAACTACTGCAACCTGCAGCACATGGAACGCGGCGCTTTCAACATGCTGGCCAACCTGGTAGAGCTCGACCTGAGCCACAACCTGCTCCAAGTGGTGCCTACTGCCGCCCTCTGCGACGTGCCGGGCCTGCGGGACCTCCGCCTCGCCAGCAacgccctcacttccctccccgaTGACGCGTTCTCTGCCACGCCGGAACTAGTTCGTCTAGATTTGTCGAATAACAGTATATATAGTTTAGAAGATAATGCATTTAGGGGTCTTGCAAGCTTAGAAGTGTTGAAGTTAACAGATAACAGGCTAGTTCACATTAGTCAAGAGGTGTTGGTACCGCTTATGGCGCTGCACGGGCTGCACCTGAACGAGAACCCGTGGAGGTGCGACTGCAGCCTGTGGCCTCTCCGCCGGTGGATGATAGACCACAAGATCGCCGGGATCGTGCCGCCGACCTGCGCCCGCCCGCGTCGCATCAGCAGCCGCAGCTGGCACACGCTCGGCCTGAATGAGTTTGCGTGCGCCCCCGAGGTCAGCGCCATCACGCCGCGGATCATGGCCTCCAGTGACGAGAGCGTGTCCCTCGCCTGCCGCTTGGAGGGGGACGTAGAGGCCAACGTCAGTTGGTATCACGGGGAAAAACGCTACAAAGTGCGCTACAAGGTACGCGATTCCGTCTTCAATAACACTGCCAAAGTTTCTAATCTGACCATAGGGAAAGTGCGAGCTAAGGACCAGGGCATCTACTGGTGCGTGGCGCAGAACAAGGCCGGGCGCGCCGAGGCCAACGTCACGCTGGAGGTGTCCAACGAGATCAGCGAGTACCGCCTGGTGGCCATCAACCCGGCCTACATGACCGGGGGGCTGCTGAGCGGCCTGGGCTTCCtcgtcaccatcctcctcctcgtcagctGTATCATCCACCGCCGCCAGAGAGTCAGGAGGTTCCGCAGGCAGGAGGAGGACCGGGAGGGGCGGGAGATGCTGGCGGCGGCTCAGTCTTCCATGTCTCGGGGCTCCTCGGTAATGGCGCAGCCCGAGGTGGCCGACTACCACGCCGTGCCCTCGGGGGACCTCGACGACGCGCCCCTGCACCCGATGCAGGCCAAGCAGTCGTACCTGGGCCGCGGCGCCGCCAACGGCCACTACGCTCGCGAAAACTACACCGAAAAGATCCAGCGCTACAGTGACGCCGTCTCCGACCCGCGCAGGTACAAGGACGACCTCGAGGTCGACCTCAGGCTCTCCCCAAGCACCGTGTCCTACGTCGAGCTGGCCTCCAACGACCTGGCGAGGACGCGCAGTGACCTCGGGGAGAAGATGAGCCTGAAGAACCTCGAGCACGAGACAGACATCCTGCGGCGGGAGTGCAGTCCCACCGGCTCGATCGTGTCCATGATCAGCACGGGGCCGTACCCCGACCTCCTGGACCTGCCTTACGTGCGCCGCCACGAGGAGTATCAACAGGGCTTCCACTCTCTCAACTCCAACCTCGGTTCTATCACCAGAAA GCCGAGTCTTTACCATTACGCTGACCGCCACCGTGACTTCCCGTCATACGATAGGAGTTCACTAAGCGCGAG GTGCTACAGCGACCTCAACCTCACGATGGGCGAGCCGGCCTCCCACGCCTCCGTTCACCCGAGGCTGCGCCGCATCTCCACCCGCCACCCGTCGCTACCCACCACGCCCATGCCCGACACGGAGGACACGCCCATCATGCACGACCACGACGCCCGCAAGCTCAGGAGGAGGATGGCTATGAATAG CATATCCAACCCTTACCGCTACCAGTTCCGGTCGGCGCGGCTGGAGAAGTTCCTGCAGGAGCACCGGAGTCTTCAGGAGCACCTCTACCGCTCCAAGGGATCCCGGGATGGCGTCATCCGAGCAGGCTCCTCCTCCAG ACTCCCGACGTACCTGGGCAGCCTGGACACCGCGAGAGGAACGTCTCACTACGGCGAGCCTTCTTCCACTTGCTCGTCGCCGTATCTGGACGTCGAGTTGGGCGTCCCGCAAACCCGAGGCTTGGCGCACGAGTCTGTCGTGGGCCTGGGCAGCCTAGGTCACAGAGACGCCCACAGAGAGCTAAGGCAAAGCAGGTCCCTCTCTTCTGCCGACCCTCTCATCGACGGCCTGTCGAGCAGGACCCTCGCGACTCCGGACTCCATCATGGACGTTTTGCAAGGGAGGTCACTCAGTCCGACTGAAACGGTGATCGACGTGGTGCGGGGCAGGACGCTCGGTCCCACGGAGTCCGTCGTGGATGTCATCAAGGGGAGGCCCCTGGGCTCGTCCGAATCCATGAGGGAAGTGACGAAGGGAAGGACGTTAGACACCAACGAGGTCATCAGGGACGCGATCCACAGAAGGTCCCTGGACCGAGGCGATGCCATGGTGGACGCCATGCATCGACGGTCCATGGACCGGGGCGAGTCCGTGATGGAGATGATGCAGTCGCGGACTATGGCGCAGAACGACGCCATTGCCGACGTGATGCAGCGGTCCCTGGAAAGGGGGGACTCCATGGTGGACGCTCTCCACAGACGCTCGTTCGACCACAGCGACGCCGTGGTGGACGCGATCCACAGAAGATCCCTTGACCGAGGAGAGTCCGTAGTGGACGCGATCCACGCGAGATCCCTAGCTCAGAGTGACTCCATCTCCGACGTGATCCCCGGAGACACTCAGAGGCAACCCGAGCCCCTCAGGTCCATCTTGAAGAACAGGTACGAGGGCGGAGGACTGCTCTACCAGGGACAGTACTCCAACAGTGCCTACGGAGACGAGCGGAAGGGGTTGGCCGACACTGCCTATAGTCCACCGGATTATAAAGATTACCTTGATTCTTGA